Proteins from one Corynebacterium epidermidicanis genomic window:
- a CDS encoding glycosyltransferase: protein MGSALDVNSLNVLFATDVKYSVDSSACYWIEGFLSKLVEDGNSVTFVQRERQADDLHTRLAALGIEIIPAIRHPEEAYDGTGVLGRFAARQVVRLSRKESFDLVITQGLELCVFVAGAKENTHNLWCIPEYNPTTNAIFSEADLQEISKLAPGAKTVLFSNNVLRGQVESRYAQLTSKTRLLPNISMRKSGEVQMRNEAGLPTLYLDFPRLEREYDQIDFERCALEAKFLRDIVRVVVCGIGGVDEEEVSARLDRIGISSYPALEFEDREFQHCRYRSYEAAVLISDPNGATSQIASISGIPVASLEGSPSYADLVRSLKTRVELSGGEDKGSLFFSNFASDLADYKAIPLHTEPKKVLVVGADLKFAGDMLDALVQRRDIELKIDKLASNGRVEPQVSTQFLEWADAIIVEFASVNAVWYSNAVSPRQKLFVHLHGYELYSDWIGDLNIDGVAAVVVASEFYRDKVLEKMGWPSHKVVVIPNSVKIEDLNREKDPESKYHIGLIGYVPILKRPDRALDLLDKLLEFDDRFTLHVKGHAPWNYPWEWSKSIHQDQYRDFFRRIGESPGISKSISFEPFGPDIGNWFSKIGWILSPSYRETFHLAAIEGACSGAVPLAWRREGSEEIIGSDYNFKNTDEVVDFVLDVIQSGRYEDVSKSASDFAQRYSAEIVRERWLDLVFSIDDLSSGSLECPDAAVSWIDKFKAPFINSLPATEANLCKAVSREMARHDVEQAMALLDENINITAHKRGVVKDLELYVRGLFALDERKYDLLINDWSGVEPSKELKDSAVLIEQGQGLRAFELFAPRDAFVHVSPPNWFKKGKRDLYRRLDGDAPFEVEINGDYRFDRWVELAKARLIQIVAELGADQIVAYGPLWLALPAALAANQLNIGFVWAVEKNENGVVERVGNINSASPDIEAQLAKILLENADLRMVEIAGGRDYSGFYWYADAALGSKKEKNGQLEVFSMLTADKAFAQDRVSRKRELPTRSKAISEYFVAIFGIGEEIRSAISQSQMRCFEIFDTNGVTSDLDLLLVWGDALERSNFQLDQTIEFISSARSKGIPVCLVYCEKNVPSSKMIAVARLCDMLAFSWLPGSSPILQLNPLTVSRLTFWDNQRAMDENVAMVLRALAEPVVVTRNEKRMANELTADSKLCVDTPTDNQAVDLFASHEKVSVIIATHKGVHRIRQCLESISSQTLPQHLIELVIIENGIADGTKKIVDDFRAANPGISIVYQFSKIASAGNARNIGLDLADGAYVTFVDDDDYLEENYLLSMWLSAGDDSVVVGGLTDRAENGTYKRETPNNLRLSALQDDRVPLAKRSGLLFMNSCKLIPAKYLKRIRYASELSSGEDIVFMSQLLNFKDLKFVGAANLEKADYIRVLRDESISRQAMTFDFGIVQRVAVLNALTDLKGTLPKEAHRAIEVIQDAQASFIRKYRKEMPGDENKVTKYLAENLKPVSAGVNLA from the coding sequence GTGGGATCTGCTTTGGATGTTAACTCTCTAAATGTACTGTTTGCTACAGATGTCAAGTACTCGGTCGATTCTTCGGCATGCTATTGGATAGAAGGCTTTTTGTCCAAATTGGTCGAGGACGGAAATTCGGTTACATTTGTGCAACGCGAGCGGCAGGCCGACGATCTTCATACAAGATTAGCAGCGCTCGGTATTGAAATAATTCCTGCTATCCGACATCCTGAAGAAGCCTATGATGGGACTGGTGTCCTAGGGCGATTCGCGGCAAGGCAAGTAGTTCGATTGTCTCGAAAGGAAAGTTTCGACTTAGTTATAACTCAGGGATTAGAATTGTGCGTTTTCGTAGCAGGGGCGAAGGAAAACACACACAATTTGTGGTGCATTCCAGAATATAATCCAACCACGAACGCAATATTCTCTGAGGCTGACCTTCAAGAAATTTCGAAACTGGCGCCAGGAGCAAAGACGGTCCTCTTTAGCAACAATGTGTTGCGTGGGCAAGTGGAGTCGAGGTATGCACAGCTAACGTCTAAGACAAGATTGCTTCCAAATATTTCAATGAGAAAGAGCGGGGAAGTACAGATGCGAAATGAAGCTGGCTTACCTACCCTTTATTTAGATTTTCCGCGTCTAGAGCGAGAATACGATCAAATTGATTTTGAACGCTGCGCGTTAGAAGCAAAGTTTTTAAGAGATATCGTTAGGGTTGTTGTATGCGGAATCGGCGGAGTTGATGAGGAGGAAGTTTCTGCTAGACTTGACCGGATTGGTATCTCCAGCTACCCAGCTTTAGAGTTTGAGGATCGTGAGTTTCAACACTGCCGCTATAGGAGTTACGAAGCTGCGGTATTGATATCTGATCCCAATGGCGCAACTTCGCAAATCGCATCTATATCTGGTATCCCGGTGGCGAGTCTTGAAGGCTCTCCATCATATGCTGACCTTGTGCGATCATTGAAGACTCGAGTCGAGCTATCTGGCGGCGAAGATAAAGGTAGTTTATTCTTTTCGAATTTCGCTTCAGATTTAGCGGATTATAAAGCGATTCCTTTGCACACAGAACCTAAGAAAGTCTTGGTTGTTGGCGCTGATCTTAAGTTTGCCGGAGATATGTTGGATGCCTTAGTTCAGCGTCGAGATATTGAACTCAAGATCGACAAGCTTGCTTCTAATGGTCGTGTTGAACCACAGGTAAGTACACAGTTTTTGGAGTGGGCAGATGCCATTATAGTTGAGTTTGCAAGTGTAAACGCTGTTTGGTATTCAAATGCGGTTTCTCCACGCCAGAAGCTTTTTGTCCATCTGCATGGTTACGAATTGTATTCTGATTGGATTGGCGATCTAAATATCGATGGTGTCGCGGCTGTTGTTGTGGCTTCGGAATTCTATAGGGATAAAGTGCTGGAAAAAATGGGATGGCCATCGCATAAGGTGGTGGTCATTCCAAACAGTGTAAAGATTGAAGATCTAAATCGCGAAAAGGATCCTGAGTCCAAGTATCACATCGGGCTTATTGGCTATGTACCGATTCTCAAACGCCCAGACCGGGCTCTCGATCTACTTGACAAGCTGTTAGAGTTTGACGACCGTTTTACACTCCACGTTAAAGGTCACGCCCCTTGGAACTACCCATGGGAGTGGTCTAAGTCTATTCATCAAGATCAGTATAGAGACTTTTTCCGCAGGATTGGTGAAAGTCCGGGGATTTCAAAATCCATTAGTTTCGAACCATTTGGTCCTGATATTGGAAACTGGTTTTCCAAGATTGGTTGGATACTTTCGCCTTCGTACCGAGAAACCTTTCACCTTGCCGCAATTGAAGGTGCCTGCAGTGGAGCGGTTCCGCTTGCTTGGAGAAGGGAGGGTTCGGAAGAAATAATCGGATCAGATTATAATTTTAAAAATACTGATGAAGTTGTTGATTTCGTTTTGGATGTTATTCAGTCCGGGCGATATGAAGACGTATCAAAAAGTGCTAGCGATTTTGCTCAGAGGTATTCAGCTGAAATTGTTCGCGAACGATGGCTCGACCTAGTCTTTTCGATTGATGATTTATCTTCAGGCAGTTTGGAGTGTCCAGATGCCGCAGTTAGCTGGATCGATAAATTCAAGGCTCCATTCATTAATAGCTTGCCGGCGACAGAAGCTAACTTGTGTAAAGCAGTGTCAAGGGAAATGGCGCGCCATGATGTAGAACAAGCAATGGCATTGCTGGACGAGAATATCAACATTACTGCTCATAAGCGTGGAGTTGTAAAAGACCTCGAGCTATATGTCCGCGGCCTTTTTGCTTTGGACGAACGAAAGTATGACCTTTTAATTAATGACTGGTCGGGCGTGGAACCATCCAAGGAGTTGAAAGATTCGGCAGTTCTAATTGAACAAGGACAGGGTCTAAGGGCTTTCGAACTATTCGCTCCAAGAGATGCATTTGTCCACGTTTCTCCACCGAACTGGTTTAAGAAGGGCAAGAGGGATTTGTACCGGCGCCTTGACGGTGATGCACCGTTCGAGGTTGAAATTAATGGCGATTATAGATTTGATCGTTGGGTCGAGCTTGCGAAAGCTCGGTTGATCCAAATTGTCGCAGAACTGGGTGCGGATCAGATAGTGGCATATGGTCCTCTTTGGTTGGCATTACCGGCAGCCCTAGCTGCTAACCAACTGAATATTGGGTTCGTATGGGCAGTGGAAAAAAATGAAAATGGGGTAGTCGAACGTGTAGGCAATATAAATTCTGCCAGCCCGGATATTGAAGCACAGTTAGCCAAAATTCTGCTAGAAAATGCAGACCTGCGAATGGTCGAAATTGCCGGAGGAAGGGATTATTCAGGCTTCTACTGGTATGCCGACGCAGCACTTGGCTCAAAAAAAGAGAAAAACGGGCAGCTTGAAGTCTTTTCCATGCTGACGGCAGATAAGGCGTTTGCCCAGGATCGGGTTTCACGTAAGCGAGAATTGCCTACGCGGTCGAAAGCCATTTCGGAATACTTTGTTGCAATATTCGGAATCGGTGAGGAAATACGCTCAGCCATTTCGCAATCCCAAATGCGCTGTTTTGAAATTTTTGACACGAACGGTGTTACGAGTGATCTTGATCTTCTACTCGTTTGGGGAGACGCTCTAGAGCGAAGTAATTTCCAGCTTGACCAGACAATCGAGTTTATTAGTTCGGCTCGTTCTAAAGGTATACCCGTCTGCCTTGTCTATTGCGAGAAAAACGTACCCAGTTCAAAAATGATCGCGGTTGCGCGCCTATGTGACATGCTGGCTTTCAGCTGGCTACCTGGAAGTTCTCCGATTCTGCAGCTGAATCCGTTGACCGTAAGCCGATTAACCTTTTGGGACAATCAACGAGCTATGGATGAAAACGTGGCCATGGTATTACGTGCTTTGGCGGAGCCTGTTGTTGTAACACGCAATGAGAAACGCATGGCAAATGAGCTCACAGCGGATTCGAAACTGTGTGTCGATACGCCAACTGATAATCAAGCTGTAGATCTGTTCGCAAGTCACGAAAAGGTTTCTGTAATTATAGCGACACATAAGGGTGTTCATCGAATTAGGCAATGTCTGGAATCGATATCTTCACAGACGCTTCCGCAACACCTTATTGAACTTGTGATCATTGAGAACGGAATTGCAGACGGGACGAAGAAAATTGTTGATGACTTTAGAGCAGCCAATCCCGGTATTTCAATTGTTTATCAGTTCTCTAAAATCGCTAGCGCGGGGAATGCTAGAAATATTGGATTAGACTTAGCGGATGGCGCCTACGTGACGTTTGTCGACGATGATGACTATTTGGAAGAAAATTATCTGCTTTCCATGTGGTTGTCGGCTGGCGATGATTCAGTTGTTGTCGGCGGGTTGACCGATAGGGCAGAAAATGGAACCTACAAAAGGGAAACGCCTAACAACTTGCGATTGTCTGCACTGCAAGATGACCGTGTTCCGCTGGCGAAACGGTCTGGATTGTTGTTCATGAACTCTTGCAAGTTGATCCCGGCAAAGTATCTAAAACGAATCCGTTATGCCTCCGAGCTCTCTTCCGGAGAAGATATCGTGTTTATGTCTCAACTTCTTAACTTTAAGGATCTCAAGTTTGTAGGGGCAGCAAATCTTGAAAAGGCTGACTATATCCGGGTGCTTAGAGATGAATCAATCTCTAGACAGGCTATGACTTTTGACTTTGGAATTGTACAGAGGGTAGCCGTGCTAAACGCTTTAACTGATCTGAAAGGCACGCTTCCGAAGGAGGCGCACCGAGCGATCGAAGTGATCCAAGATGCGCAGGCGAGTTTCATCAGGAAATATCGGAAAGAGATGCCAGGTGACGAAAACAAAGTTACCAAGTATCTTGCAGAAAATCTAAAACCGGTTAGTGCAGGAGTAAATTTGGCTTAA
- a CDS encoding heparinase II/III domain-containing protein has protein sequence MTTLKSLSRSVFEPQGGTSVTVEDGKTILSLPTGEKLEFTDIPCWQDFENQIGKTGQLYLHGGQFIPRLASLISRKDAAQVLDSYFSWISSPEKGKQNRLNPSWDHATAMRIESILYLSSIHPEYISEVVSQTLVHDIEWSCLPESIKLNNHGLFLIRALLFGIAHATSDESVLGQIKNHELVRKCESTISTMLPAIIQQVYGEDGWCGENSPLYDRVWINLLSSIREKFTDQLVHLSLLEQIDRTIELADKTSRFQLLPSSHYVPRGDSSRLPTGLSPIFGTHFNERVGIWVYSNPEFYLLATAGHSSITHKHVDDTQIYLSYKGVDFFIDGGTHSYNYSDGRVKALRSNFAHSVLDFESPESQFPWDVYRSSNRIINARIVKATETYLKMEKKVRDIVLTRTIKVDDKNVFAVTDEWDTPSGEAIKSRFLLPNNCTPYATDREIVLHRLGKSLRLTFSENITVSVYSGETKSPFRGWYSTKPGELIAGNCLEVSPAKPSKSGKLTYRVECIDEEILLPADFSQCYSQTQIVSLAREQSWPTMATWKKIDIYGISESNLTIALALSTAGFDVTMFSDDIGSQSTSVAEIQVANIAQRRPSAIPLISSQPETYNKPFVVPVYLNNESEGSNCVWQAALSGMTAVQLYYASNKAHQLGLFRGANYLSDLVFRRFNCKIYPGCSIGNNFTLGCGGIGVVIHKNAVLGDDVTVAQNVTLGGRNKRLGPPKVGNNVYFGANSVFIGGSIGDNCVVGAGSVVLEPVPSNSIVAGNPARVIKKIKVRS, from the coding sequence ATGACGACATTGAAAAGCTTGTCTCGCTCGGTGTTCGAGCCCCAAGGAGGCACCTCAGTTACTGTTGAAGATGGCAAAACTATTTTGTCGCTTCCAACTGGGGAGAAACTTGAATTCACAGACATTCCTTGCTGGCAGGACTTTGAGAATCAAATTGGAAAAACAGGTCAGCTTTACCTACATGGGGGGCAATTTATACCGCGATTGGCTTCGCTGATCTCTCGAAAAGATGCAGCACAAGTCTTAGACTCCTATTTTTCATGGATATCTAGCCCAGAAAAAGGTAAACAAAATAGATTAAATCCGTCCTGGGACCATGCAACAGCGATGCGAATTGAATCTATTCTCTACCTCTCTTCGATCCATCCTGAATACATATCTGAGGTTGTATCACAAACGCTTGTCCACGATATTGAGTGGTCGTGTCTGCCCGAAAGCATCAAGCTTAACAACCATGGCCTTTTTTTAATTAGAGCTCTACTTTTCGGCATTGCACACGCCACGTCCGATGAATCGGTTCTTGGCCAAATAAAGAATCATGAGCTAGTTCGCAAATGTGAATCCACCATTTCAACAATGCTGCCGGCGATCATCCAGCAGGTCTACGGCGAGGACGGTTGGTGTGGAGAAAACTCGCCCCTCTATGATCGTGTATGGATCAATCTGTTGTCGTCCATCCGAGAAAAATTCACAGACCAACTAGTTCACTTGAGCCTGCTTGAGCAAATTGACCGGACTATCGAATTAGCTGATAAGACATCACGATTCCAGCTCCTGCCAAGCAGCCACTACGTTCCACGCGGTGATTCTTCCCGTCTCCCAACTGGACTCTCCCCAATTTTTGGAACCCATTTCAACGAGCGCGTTGGCATTTGGGTTTACTCTAATCCCGAGTTTTATCTCCTGGCTACTGCTGGCCATAGCTCAATAACGCACAAACACGTTGATGACACACAGATCTACCTTTCGTACAAAGGCGTAGACTTTTTCATCGACGGCGGAACTCACAGCTACAACTATTCCGATGGTCGCGTAAAAGCTTTGCGCAGCAACTTCGCCCACAGTGTTCTGGACTTCGAATCTCCTGAAAGCCAATTTCCATGGGATGTTTACCGTTCAAGCAACCGGATTATCAACGCGCGCATAGTAAAGGCAACTGAAACCTACTTAAAGATGGAAAAGAAGGTTCGGGACATCGTGTTGACTCGGACTATCAAAGTCGATGATAAAAACGTCTTTGCTGTAACTGATGAATGGGATACCCCTTCAGGAGAAGCAATTAAGTCACGCTTTTTGCTTCCAAATAACTGCACCCCATATGCAACCGATCGTGAAATAGTCCTACACAGACTCGGCAAGAGCCTAAGACTAACTTTTTCCGAAAATATTACCGTCTCTGTCTATTCGGGCGAGACCAAATCGCCGTTCCGTGGTTGGTACTCAACAAAGCCTGGCGAGCTCATTGCAGGAAACTGTCTAGAAGTTTCACCAGCGAAGCCAAGCAAGTCGGGAAAACTTACTTATCGAGTCGAATGCATTGACGAAGAAATCTTGTTGCCAGCCGACTTCTCACAGTGCTACAGCCAGACTCAAATTGTCTCACTTGCACGAGAACAATCTTGGCCAACGATGGCTACTTGGAAAAAAATTGATATTTACGGGATCTCAGAATCCAATTTGACAATTGCGCTGGCTCTTTCGACGGCGGGATTCGATGTGACGATGTTCAGCGATGATATTGGCTCACAATCGACCAGTGTTGCAGAAATACAAGTTGCAAACATAGCCCAAAGACGACCATCAGCAATTCCCCTGATTTCAAGCCAACCCGAAACCTACAACAAGCCTTTTGTAGTTCCTGTCTACCTGAACAATGAGTCGGAGGGTAGTAACTGCGTTTGGCAGGCAGCGCTAAGTGGAATGACAGCCGTGCAACTTTACTACGCTAGCAATAAAGCTCATCAATTAGGGCTCTTCCGAGGTGCAAACTATCTTAGCGACCTAGTCTTTCGCCGTTTTAACTGTAAAATATACCCAGGTTGCTCCATTGGCAATAATTTCACGTTGGGCTGTGGAGGAATCGGAGTTGTAATTCATAAAAATGCTGTTTTGGGTGACGACGTGACCGTCGCTCAAAATGTAACCCTCGGTGGAAGGAATAAGCGACTCGGACCACCAAAGGTTGGAAACAACGTTTATTTTGGCGCCAATTCAGTATTTATCGGTGGTAGTATCGGAGATAACTGCGTTGTTGGGGCAGGTTCCGTTGTACTCGAGCCAGTACCTTCTAATAGCATCGTCGCGGGCAACCCAGCTCGAGTTATTAAGAAGATTAAAGTGCGTAGCTAA
- the wecB gene encoding non-hydrolyzing UDP-N-acetylglucosamine 2-epimerase produces the protein MSTPKVMTVYGTRPEAVKVAPVIKALEADDRFVSVAVTTGQHREMLDQVNAQFGITPQHDLSIMRPGQTLNSIVARAIEGLDKIIEEEQPDVIISQGDTSTAMAAAIAGFNRGVKIVHLEAGLRTGNILSPFPEEANRRLIGQVAALHLAPTEESKRNLQREDFRSADIVVSGNTVIDALLVASSWDTTFSDQRLQSAADSDSKVVLFTTHRRESLHAMANIGRAMARLADAYPDTIFVLPAHLNPKVRDAVFPEIEGHDNIIVTDPLPYNEFTKLMSRAHLVLTDSGGVQEEAPALGKPVLVMRENTERPEAVTAGTVRLIGTDEDRIVSEATVLLDQPAVYEAMANAVNPYGDGKAAQRSVAAIAELLGKGSRLPDFSTE, from the coding sequence ATGTCTACGCCTAAGGTAATGACCGTATACGGCACCCGCCCAGAAGCAGTTAAAGTCGCCCCAGTCATCAAGGCACTAGAGGCCGACGACCGATTCGTTTCAGTAGCCGTCACCACCGGACAACACCGCGAGATGTTGGACCAGGTAAACGCTCAATTCGGCATTACCCCACAGCACGATCTTTCCATCATGCGCCCCGGTCAAACGCTTAACAGCATTGTTGCGCGAGCCATTGAAGGGCTAGACAAAATCATCGAGGAAGAACAACCAGATGTAATCATCTCCCAAGGCGATACCTCCACCGCCATGGCAGCCGCAATCGCTGGTTTTAACCGAGGTGTGAAGATTGTGCATCTCGAAGCCGGTCTTCGCACGGGCAACATTCTGTCCCCATTTCCGGAAGAAGCTAATCGACGCCTTATCGGCCAGGTCGCAGCACTGCACCTGGCACCAACCGAGGAATCGAAGCGCAACCTGCAGCGTGAGGATTTCCGCTCCGCTGACATTGTGGTCTCGGGCAACACGGTTATCGACGCCCTGCTGGTCGCATCCAGCTGGGATACGACCTTCAGCGATCAACGGCTTCAGTCGGCAGCAGACTCTGATTCGAAGGTCGTCCTGTTTACGACTCACCGTCGCGAGAGCCTGCATGCCATGGCTAATATCGGCCGCGCAATGGCTCGTTTGGCCGACGCTTACCCTGATACCATTTTCGTGCTCCCAGCCCATTTGAACCCAAAGGTTCGCGATGCCGTGTTCCCAGAGATCGAAGGGCATGACAACATCATCGTCACTGATCCGCTGCCGTACAATGAGTTCACCAAGTTGATGTCTCGTGCACACCTGGTACTCACCGACTCCGGCGGAGTTCAAGAGGAAGCCCCTGCACTTGGCAAGCCAGTTCTAGTCATGCGCGAGAATACGGAACGCCCAGAAGCTGTCACCGCTGGCACCGTGCGCCTAATAGGTACCGACGAGGATCGCATCGTCTCCGAAGCAACCGTGCTCCTGGATCAACCAGCTGTCTATGAAGCGATGGCGAACGCCGTGAACCCATACGGTGATGGCAAGGCAGCTCAACGTTCTGTTGCTGCTATTGCCGAGCTGCTAGGCAAAGGGTCTAGGCTACCAGATTTCAGCACTGAATAG
- the rfbB gene encoding dTDP-glucose 4,6-dehydratase, which produces MELLVTGGAGFIGANYVRRTLETQPGTEIMVLDKLTYAGNATNLAGVDAELVVGDICDAGLVQGLVDKADAVVHFAAESHNDNSLDNPRPFVDTNVMGTFTLLEAVRRTGKRFHHVSTDEVFGDLALDDPNRFTETTPYNPSSPYSATKAASDHLVRAWVRSFGLRATISNCSNNYGPYQHIEKFIPRQITNILDGRTPKLYGTGLQVRDWIHVDDHNDAINLILERGRLGETYIIGADNDHVNNLQVIRLICTLMGLDENAFEHVADRPGHDMRYAMNSTKLRQELGWEPRFTSADDGMRRGLAETIEWYRDNEAWWRPLKDAVEAKCAERGQ; this is translated from the coding sequence ATGGAGTTGTTGGTGACTGGCGGTGCCGGATTTATTGGGGCGAACTATGTGCGTCGCACGCTTGAGACGCAGCCGGGTACTGAAATTATGGTGCTCGATAAGCTCACCTACGCCGGAAATGCCACAAACCTCGCAGGAGTGGACGCCGAGCTGGTGGTGGGGGACATCTGCGATGCGGGCCTAGTGCAGGGGCTCGTCGATAAGGCGGACGCAGTGGTGCACTTCGCCGCAGAGTCGCACAACGATAACTCCTTAGACAACCCGCGCCCCTTCGTAGACACCAACGTGATGGGCACCTTCACCCTGCTAGAAGCGGTGCGACGGACCGGCAAACGCTTCCACCATGTGTCCACCGACGAGGTCTTCGGTGACCTCGCCCTCGATGACCCGAATCGCTTCACCGAAACCACGCCATACAACCCATCCTCGCCCTACTCAGCGACCAAAGCCGCCTCCGATCACCTGGTGCGCGCCTGGGTGCGCTCCTTCGGGCTGCGCGCCACGATCTCCAACTGCTCCAACAACTACGGCCCCTACCAGCACATCGAGAAGTTCATTCCCCGGCAAATCACCAACATTTTGGACGGGCGGACACCTAAGCTCTACGGCACCGGGCTGCAAGTTCGAGACTGGATCCACGTGGACGACCACAACGACGCCATCAACCTCATCCTGGAACGAGGCCGACTTGGGGAGACCTATATTATTGGCGCCGACAACGACCACGTAAACAACCTCCAGGTCATCCGCCTCATCTGCACGCTGATGGGCCTGGACGAAAACGCCTTTGAACACGTCGCCGACCGGCCCGGGCACGACATGCGCTACGCCATGAACTCCACCAAACTCCGCCAGGAACTCGGCTGGGAACCCCGGTTCACCTCCGCCGACGATGGAATGCGGCGCGGCCTCGCGGAAACGATCGAATGGTACCGCGACAACGAAGCCTGGTGGCGCCCTCTCAAAGACGCAGTGGAAGCAAAATGCGCGGAGCGCGGACAATGA
- the rfbD gene encoding dTDP-4-dehydrorhamnose reductase, with product MTGRVLITGANGQLGRALMTLLGTRALGLGRHELDITSSDAVAALPWSSLSAVINCAAYTAVDCAEAEVEQAWAVNATGPALLARACAAHDVPLVHISTDYVFSGLVAEHAEDEPVAPLNVYGASKAAGELAVLAACPNAYVVRTSWVVGDGANFVRTMLGLRSRGITPSVVDDQFGRLTFADDLAAALVELVDRHAEPGIYHFSNSGDVVSWADIANELLPITRVSTAEYYAGRSGIAARPTHSTFDLRKIRAAGISPRDWRVALSEYVDKQREA from the coding sequence ATGACCGGCCGCGTGCTTATTACCGGTGCGAACGGACAGCTTGGCCGGGCGCTCATGACCCTGCTGGGCACGCGAGCCTTAGGGCTGGGGCGTCACGAGCTGGACATTACATCTTCCGACGCAGTGGCAGCCCTGCCCTGGTCCTCGCTCTCCGCAGTGATCAACTGCGCCGCCTACACCGCAGTGGATTGCGCAGAAGCCGAGGTGGAGCAGGCGTGGGCCGTCAACGCCACTGGTCCCGCCTTGCTCGCACGGGCATGTGCTGCACATGATGTGCCGCTGGTGCATATTTCCACCGACTACGTCTTCTCCGGCCTAGTCGCGGAGCACGCGGAGGACGAGCCGGTGGCGCCGCTGAACGTGTACGGAGCCTCCAAAGCCGCCGGTGAACTGGCCGTGCTCGCCGCCTGCCCCAACGCGTACGTAGTGCGCACCAGCTGGGTGGTAGGCGACGGCGCCAACTTCGTGCGCACCATGCTGGGGTTGCGCTCGCGCGGAATTACGCCGTCGGTGGTGGACGACCAATTTGGCCGCCTCACCTTTGCCGATGACCTCGCCGCCGCATTGGTGGAATTGGTGGATCGCCATGCAGAACCCGGCATCTACCACTTCTCCAACTCTGGAGACGTAGTGAGCTGGGCCGACATCGCCAACGAGCTGTTGCCCATCACGCGCGTAAGCACCGCCGAGTACTACGCCGGGCGATCCGGCATAGCCGCCCGGCCGACACACTCCACCTTTGACCTGCGAAAGATTCGCGCCGCGGGCATTTCACCGCGCGACTGGAGGGTAGCCTTGAGCGAATACGTCGATAAGCAGCGGGAGGCATGA
- the rfbA gene encoding glucose-1-phosphate thymidylyltransferase RfbA, with protein sequence MKGIILAGGSGTRLYPITKGISKQLMPIYDKPMIYYPLTTLIQAGIREILVITTPEDSFAFQRLLGDGSQWGLSLSYAEQPRPEGLAQAFLIGQEFIGDSPVALVLGDNIFDGHALGASLRSCTHGEGGTVFAYQVSDPSRYGIVSFGADGRAESIEEKPVRPRSNYAVVGLYFYSNDVVSIARGIKPSARGELEITAVNEAYLQRGDLRVERLQRGDVWLDTGTIDSMSEAAAYVEVMQKRTGIAIGSPEIAAYREGFISRASLLELASPLMKSGYGRFLVEAAG encoded by the coding sequence ATGAAAGGCATCATCTTGGCGGGCGGCTCGGGCACGCGCCTGTACCCGATCACGAAAGGCATCTCCAAACAGCTGATGCCGATCTACGACAAACCCATGATCTACTACCCGCTCACCACCCTCATCCAAGCGGGCATCCGCGAGATCCTGGTGATCACCACGCCCGAGGACAGCTTCGCGTTCCAGCGGTTGCTTGGCGACGGCTCGCAATGGGGCCTATCTCTGTCTTACGCGGAGCAACCGCGCCCGGAGGGACTCGCGCAGGCGTTCCTGATCGGCCAAGAGTTTATTGGGGATTCTCCCGTTGCTTTGGTTTTGGGAGACAACATCTTCGACGGCCACGCGCTGGGCGCCTCACTACGCTCCTGCACGCACGGCGAAGGCGGGACAGTATTCGCCTACCAAGTCTCCGACCCCTCCCGATACGGAATCGTTTCCTTTGGCGCTGACGGGCGGGCCGAATCGATCGAGGAAAAGCCCGTGCGGCCTCGTTCGAACTACGCGGTGGTGGGCCTGTACTTCTACTCAAATGACGTCGTCTCCATCGCTCGAGGGATCAAGCCGTCTGCGCGGGGCGAACTCGAAATCACCGCAGTCAACGAGGCCTATCTGCAGCGTGGCGACCTCCGGGTGGAACGCCTGCAGCGTGGCGATGTCTGGCTGGACACCGGCACCATCGACTCCATGTCCGAAGCTGCCGCCTACGTAGAAGTGATGCAAAAACGCACCGGCATCGCCATCGGCTCGCCAGAGATTGCCGCGTACCGGGAGGGATTCATCTCGCGTGCTTCTTTGCTGGAGCTGGCTTCGCCGCTAATGAAGTCCGGATACGGCCGGTTCCTTGTGGAGGCCGCGGGGTAG